One genomic window of Candidatus Poribacteria bacterium includes the following:
- a CDS encoding DUF5050 domain-containing protein, with amino-acid sequence MKTKLFALFILFIFQISPFLPKSIAQTTQPDTNEKPTTPVSIPDATLAAIVRETLNLSAQSPITQGDMLQLTELGLSRPVSSLTGIEHARNLTYLKLVTKQVSDFTPLTELGNLTGLMLSSQGPNAILDLDAITQLTQLQRLSLFGYQVRDLSILTRLKDLISLDFWYSHINDITPLGELTQLRRLILPSNQIRNITPLRKLTNLELLKLDNNQIRNITPLRKLTQLSTLGLTDNQIRDFTPLTQLSNLTDLRVAGNPIVDKTPLQTLLDQNPRLKIDIDPTQLTPILHRVGPELPSIYWIDSETSGLYHLVSAKHGTEMSVNILDPSGFYRPASAKQTAENVALGVLNMTSLAIDTRAGRIYWIEQSRKKRGEIGSANLDGSDVQQVRWIYSLPLDIAIDPIDRNLYATNTNGKILRLSLDGANFNANFITNLEDPRHIALDAVGRKLYWTEADKRIRRANLNGSNVQTVITGLQTPGALTVAADKLYWTEQTSENAGKIQRANLDGTNLQTLATLKSVPLGIAVDINGRKVYWTNAAGKIQRANLNGKNIQNVVTGLAHPIELVLATDIGMTPGTAAPAAILPTTTNLLPNYPNPSNPETWIPYQLAAPAKVTLHIYATNGQLIQTLALGYQPAGIYQSRSRAAYWDGRNQNGEPVASGVYFYTLTAGDFAATRKMLIRK; translated from the coding sequence GTGAAAACAAAACTATTTGCGCTCTTCATACTTTTTATTTTTCAGATCTCACCATTTTTGCCTAAGAGTATTGCCCAAACAACCCAACCGGATACCAATGAAAAGCCTACGACACCCGTATCCATACCGGATGCCACTTTAGCAGCAATCGTGCGTGAAACCCTTAATCTATCAGCGCAATCTCCAATTACCCAAGGGGATATGCTACAGTTGACTGAACTGGGGCTTTCGAGACCGGTGAGCAGCCTAACCGGCATAGAGCATGCAAGAAATCTAACATATTTAAAACTGGTTACAAAACAGGTTTCCGACTTCACACCCCTCACCGAATTGGGAAATCTAACGGGATTAATGCTTTCATCACAGGGCCCCAATGCCATACTGGATCTGGATGCAATTACACAATTGACGCAGTTACAACGTTTAAGTTTATTCGGTTATCAAGTCCGAGACCTCTCCATACTCACAAGGTTAAAGGATTTAATCAGTCTTGATTTCTGGTACAGTCACATTAACGATATCACACCCCTGGGGGAATTGACACAACTCAGACGCTTAATCCTCCCAAGTAACCAAATTCGCAACATCACACCCCTCAGGAAATTAACGAATTTGGAGCTTTTAAAACTGGATAATAACCAAATTCGCAACATCACACCCCTCAGGAAATTAACGCAATTATCAACCTTAGGTCTTACTGATAATCAGATTCGCGACTTCACGCCTCTTACACAGTTAAGCAATCTTACCGACTTGCGCGTCGCTGGGAATCCAATTGTGGACAAAACCCCACTGCAAACACTCCTTGACCAGAACCCAAGGTTAAAAATTGATATTGACCCGACACAGCTCACCCCTATCTTGCACCGTGTGGGACCTGAACTACCATCGATATACTGGATAGACAGCGAAACCAGCGGCTTGTATCATCTCGTCAGTGCCAAACATGGCACGGAGATGTCCGTGAATATTCTTGATCCGAGCGGCTTCTATCGTCCTGCTAGTGCCAAACAGACAGCAGAAAATGTCGCTTTGGGCGTTCTGAACATGACCAGCCTCGCTATTGATACGCGCGCAGGCAGAATCTACTGGATAGAACAGAGCCGAAAGAAACGCGGTGAAATCGGATCCGCGAACCTCGACGGTTCCGATGTACAACAAGTTAGATGGATTTATAGCTTGCCCCTTGACATCGCAATTGACCCCATAGACAGAAACCTATATGCCACGAACACAAACGGCAAAATCCTGAGACTAAGCCTGGATGGCGCGAACTTCAATGCTAATTTTATAACAAACTTGGAGGATCCCAGACACATCGCTCTGGATGCCGTTGGTAGGAAACTCTACTGGACAGAGGCAGACAAACGCATCCGACGGGCAAACCTCAACGGTTCAAACGTTCAAACTGTTATCACCGGTTTACAAACACCCGGCGCACTCACCGTCGCTGCAGACAAACTTTATTGGACAGAACAGACAAGCGAGAATGCAGGGAAAATCCAACGCGCGAACCTTGATGGCACAAACCTTCAAACGCTTGCTACATTAAAAAGCGTACCCCTGGGAATCGCTGTGGATATTAATGGAAGGAAAGTGTACTGGACGAACGCCGCAGGGAAAATCCAACGGGCAAATCTCAACGGGAAGAATATCCAAAACGTCGTTACGGGTTTAGCACATCCGATAGAACTGGTACTCGCGACAGATATAGGCATGACACCAGGCACTGCCGCACCCGCTGCCATCCTTCCAACCACCACTAACTTACTACCGAATTACCCCAACCCCTCTAATCCAGAAACGTGGATACCCTATCAACTCGCGGCACCCGCCAAAGTCACATTACACATTTATGCCACAAATGGGCAGTTAATTCAAACTTTAGCCTTAGGATACCAACCCGCAGGTATCTATCAAAGTCGGAGCCGCGCAGCCTATTGGGATGGTAGAAACCAAAACGGAGAGCCTGTTGCAAGTGGAGTCTATTTTTACACCCTCACCGCAGGCGACTTCGCTGCTACCCGAAAAATGCTGATAAGGAAGTAA